From the Cloeon dipterum chromosome 4, ieCloDipt1.1, whole genome shotgun sequence genome, the window tttctgttcatATAATCATTCTATATAAAAAGGCCAGATGGCATCGAACAAAACCGAAAACCCGCGAAATGAACCGCTACAGCATTCTCGGTGATTCATCATTCGACACTGACGGATTCCTCGGTATCCTGACATTCCTGACTCCTCTGCGGATTGCAGCGTTGAGCGATAATGTTGACTTGTGTCGGTTCTTAGTCGAGGCAGGTGCGGACGTTTTCGCCAAATGCGACGAGTCCCGAGCCTCAATGATGCACTACGCCGCTTTGAACGCAACAAATGGACTGGAGCTGATCGACTTCTTCGGGTTCCTCGGCCTCAAAGCGAATGTCAAAGATCGCTTTGGAGAGGAACCGATCCACTATGCAATTAGagcgaaaaatattgaaattgccAAAGCGCTTTTGCGACGCCGGCAAGAAAACGCGGGTAGAAATAATCTCCTGCACTTTTGCGTGATTGAAAACAATCTTCGACTGGCCCAAATCGTGCTCGAGTGCGAAGAGGAGATGCTGGACCAATACGGAGAATCGGGCAAAAACACGATTCACCTTGCCGCTCGGCACGCCGACCTGCAGATGTGCAAATGGCTTGTTGGCAAAGGCGCCAACCTCCAAGCACTGAGCAAGGACGAATACGAAGACTCTGTCCTGCACAGTGCTGCCTTGAACAAAACGCACGGCTCGCAACTCGTTCCGTACTTTGTTTCCGAACTAGCATTCGACGTGAACGCAAAAGACAAACTGCTGCTCACGCCGCTCCACTACGCCCTGCAAAACGAATTTATTGATGTTGCAGAGGTTTTGGTGACACTTGGGGCAGACTTGGATCCATTAGTAAACTCGGAAAATTTATTGGAGTTCTGTAAAAAACgccaaagaaataaaagtattaaattcttgcaaggaaagaaaattgaagaacgTGAGACCATTGAATCTCAGCATTCTGAAGAGCTAAAGGCCTCTCCGCCTCGTAGCAGAAACTTGTTTTTGATTGGAAGAGGATTATTTATCTGTGCAGTGGTTGTTATTGCTGGACTTTCGGTTTCTCGCCTTTCGCATtgattatttcacattttgaaattttcttgagAGAACTGCATGGGATtccttgcaaaatttataattgcatATACCAACTTTTTATaccagtatttttatttaaatataacctcaagctatttatttatttaatggtaCATACTTTATCtgtataattagaaaaaatagcgAAAAGAACAGgactgttttaaattaaatcgtttcTCTTTTCGGATTTAATCGATCTCTGTTTGAAAATCGTGAATGACCTGAGTAACGAAAGAGATtcgctgaaatatttattacagaTTTAATGCAAGTGTCCAACAatgatgcaaattttcaagaaaacaaaacatttgacTGGAAAAATTAGTCTCAAATGTATGACctatttattcatattaaatATCTTTCAATTATTACAAGCCAGAAATAATCTAGGTTTTGTAACAAtataagtaataaaatttgtataatagtaaaaataataaaattgtggcGTCAATCGTTCAATCCAGGTGGTCCATTCTATTTTCATCAATATATAAGTCTTGGGAGGAAACTgtacgaattttaaaatagaatattttcTGAGCTAATTGTAAATACGATTACCAGGTTAATTGAGAACAATTTCAAGTGCGCAGCCTGCTGAACGACTCCAATATCGGAACGAGGGATATATTGTTGACAATAATGTTCCCGATTTCGACTAATTCATGCTGTTGGCCATTCCTCAAACGTCTTGCAACATCTACATAATTTTCATCTTCATAGGTAAAAAGAATgtctttcaattttggaaGATAAGCTGATGCAATTTCTAAGAAATCCAAGAGTTCCCTAAAGGCATCAGGCGCACGGATACGGGTCGatattttgattgattccAGTTCCTGCAAGATCTGACTCGCATATACCTTCGTGTTCAATTCCATTAAATCTTCCATAAAGAAATCACcagttatttcaattttctttaaatgtgGTGATGACAGTATGTTGGGGAGGAATCTTTCTTCGCTGAAAAACATTAGCATTActtttttaactcatttttttaaattatttatctaccTAGAGCGGATTAAGTAAAGTTCCTTGAGGTGAGGTAAATTTACCGGTTGCGTTGATGTGTCAGTAATACGAATTCCATCTAATAGAATTGCCTCCAGCTCTGGACAGTGTCCCAAGATTTTCACGCCAAAGCTTTGTTGATCGCTACTTTCTATCCATAGCGATCGCAAACCTTTTCCGTATTTGCTCAATATATCGGTAATGatggtttcatttttacaattcaatGCGATCagagtgtttatttttgaaaaatctggcAGTTGTTCAGTAGTTGTTGGGATTGTCTTCACACGTTCAACGTTTATCTGAGAAAACAGAAATGTTTTATAGAGATCATCAAAGATGACATTTGAGTGAATTGATCGTACCTCAAGGTATGTTACATCAGGGTAGGTTAGGTGAATTTCCGTATCGCGTAAATTGAACCAGTCCTTGCCACAGGAAAAATACTTGCGTTGTGGTGGCGttccaataattttcacaaaaaagtcTTCATGCTTGAGGGGGCGGAATGTGGATAAAGCCCCGTTTTGAATGAAAGACGCAATATTTAGATGTGGGAATTGCTGCTGAATGCCACGTTTTTGCCATTCTTCTGTATATGGCCTACGAGcaatctcaaattttcaagGGATTGTCTAATCTCCTGGACTGTCAATCCGTTACTagaaaaactgtttatttctAGAATTTGTAATTGCGGCAACTTTCTGCAGAGATTTAGGACTCGAGGGGTTTCTAAATCAATAAGAACCATCACCAGTTTTTtaagctgctggaaattagTCAGGTCGTCGATAAAATTCATATGCATGTggttatcaaaataaaatctcatgTTGTTGAAGACAATATGCTTGATGGAAGGAGCTTGATTCATCACTTTGCCGATGACCTTTAAAATGTGTGCCAGTTAGATATCAAATGAGAATcgaataacattttaatttacccATGTAACAAGCTCCAACTCGTCATCATTAATTGCATCGTAATTCGTTACAGgaattgattttctctttgGGAAAACATTACCCAAATTCAAGAACGTAGTTCTCTCAGTCAGcacaaaatcgattttgtcTAGGTATTCTCTTTGGTTTTCCTCGGGAATCAGttccaatttaattagcaaatattgaaatattttgttacacATGTGTGCTGTAAAACAGGaattaatcacaaaatttttGCACTAAATATTGTTCACTCACGCAAGTAATCTTTGAGATGGTTTGTTGGACCCATGGTACCCCTGGGGTTTATGCCTCTAATGGCTTCTTCCATCGCAtccttttccaattttttgaattcGTGTAACCCTATGAGTCTGCTCTTAGTCAATTCAACCAAATCTATTTGGTTCTGCATTCTGAAACAAATCtacaatatttattgttaCGAGGTGTTTGGTAAATAGTAGATGAATCGAAATGATGTATGATATAGCTAAAAAAACTGCATTGAGAGAAACAGGTGGTTTCTTTTCAAGCTCTTCCGCGAGGTCCGATCCTGTGACGTGGGCGAGTGACCTGATTGGTTTCTGTTCTCTCTCACTTTTTCAGCCGCCAGGGATTACGGAGAGTAAAGTCAAGGTAGGAGATGCGAAGCAGCGGCCAGAAAcaccaaaagaggggaaggggTGGGGATGAACAACCAGCGAACAAGCGATGTTCATCCCTACTCCTTCCTCCCTTTTTGTTACTCTGGCTGCTGCTTCGCATCTCCTACCTTTTCTCTCCTTACCAGGAATTTGGCTAAGCATTGTTGAAATTACCAACAAAAAGAGAAGAGCaagttggaaaaataatcaacatttctaaaatattttaccgcttccaacattttataaagaacgaaatttgggaaaataggaattttataCCCTGAATCTATTCCGtaaattccatttaatttaaaaaaatggttctaaaaatgtatcattGATTCAGTATTTTGTTAGTTAAGTGAGTCAATTGCAAGAATTACTCTCGCTAACTTTGAACAATTACGTTGaaggattaaataaaaaattagccatATTATCTAATTTGAAGGATTTAAATACTGCaattcaacattttccaataatttatcaatgCGGTGAAAGAATCAAGCAATCgcctttaaaattcaaaatatttttcctatttactGACCTTGTAACGTCGAAAACGAAATTCCTTCTACTCTCAATAGACCTGTCCTAACGAATGCTCTCGCAAGAAAAAGTGTAGGCAGCAAGAAAGAAGTGATCTATTTTCGAAAGGGTGAAGGAAACGGAGATAAGGAGTTATTAATTCTCGCACGCTCTAAAGGATCAAACCAGCAAGAAGCGAGTTCAGGAAGCTCTCTCTAATCTACAAAATCCAGTTTGGTTCTGTATAAGGAGCATTTTGGGTTTAAAAAGGCAAAGTATTTGACCCCAAAGAAAGCTCCTTTTCCCACACTACAAGTTCGAGCAGTACTGCGCCTGCGCATTAATTACTACCAAaaaaagcttattttaatttaggatgACGTTGATTGCGTGTTAATTTCTAactaaaaaatggaaaaaatttcggGCCATCGATCGGCAccaattttgaacaatttggATCAGTCAGGAAATAAAGATtgttaaaggaaaatttcaaccataacatatcaattttattccttGCTGAACTTATAGAGCGAGGCATCAATCGAGTCGCGCGTGTGCTTCAACGCTGATAGTTGATGCTGCCAGTGCCTGGTgccattaattaatgaatCTGGCAGTTGGTTTGCTCTCAGACTTTCAACTCTGGAGCTCAAATGCGGAGATATGGCTCTGCTAAAGGCGCTGGAGATAGTTAGTTGAGTGGccagtaaatatatatttttttaacttaaaaattccttattaatttctaacggtccaaatttgtcaattaaatcattttttagtctttatcttttgatattgcaaatatttcgGGTCTCAGTTACATCTACGAATTAGTGGTTGAAACCTAGTCGTCCAGGAAAGACTAACTCACAGCGGGGTCTTGCATTTAAacgcttgatttatttttattttgaaatacctGAAGCTTTAACTAAAGTTTTGAAGAGTGCGTGTGCATTTCTTCCTAAATTAACTGATTTCAAGTAAGTATTCAGTAGTGTTTTTTTACCATActttttgaatacattttttctgtaTGCAGATTCGTAAATAGACGTAGATTGGAAGAACCGCTCCTGGCAGGCTTGTACGTCGGCTCCTAATATCAGTTATATGGATGCAAATGCTtgtgtttttgaaaatgaaaaatagctaAGTTGTAATCatatctaatttttgtttaaaataacattagtgaagaaaaattaatctcttaATTGTTAAACGAAAAGCCTTGTGTTTGCAAcgaaaatttttatgcttctTGAGAGCTTCTTTTGTTAACTTTTGGGTCTGCAagcagttaaataaaattttaaatgaaattaaaaactttaatcATCGTGAGAGACTATTAAATATCAGCATTCTGAAGAGCAAAAGCAGGTCTCCGCCTCGCAACAGaaacttgtttttgtttggaagAGGATTATTTATCTGTGCAGTGGTTATTATTGCTGGACTTCCGGTTTCTCACCTGCTTtcgcattaattatttcacatttttaaattttcttgagctggaatattttacaaacaaatttacCAATATCTTTATTACTAGTATTTTTCTTTAGATAAATCTTcccattatttaaatattttatagaagACGCTCTTCTGtataattagaataaaatagaaaaaggaaacaataaaaaggactgtttgaaatttaatcggTTTTCTTTTCCGATAGAATCGATATGTGTCTGAAAATCGTGGATCTGACTTTGAATGTGTGAAGGACCTGAGTCACGAAAGAAATTCGATGAATTTAATACCgttttaatgcaaataaatatgatgcaaaatttgaagcaattaaaCAAAGCATCTGACTGGAAAAATTAGTCTCAAATGAATGacttatatttattcatataatatatatctttCAATTATTACAAGCCAGAAATAATCTAGGTTATGTAACAAtataagtaataaaatttggaatagtaaaaataataaaactgtgGCGTCAATCGTTCAATCCAGGTGGTCCATTCTATTTTCATCAATATAGGTCTTGGAAGGAAACTGtacgaattttaaattagaatgtTTTCTGAGCTAATTGTAAATACCATTACCAGGTTAATTGAGAACAATTTCAAGTGCGCAGCCTGCTGAACGACTCCAATATCGGAACGAGGGATACATTGTTGACAATAATGTTCCTGATTTCGACTACATCAAGATTTTGGCCATTTACCAAACGTCTTGCAACatcaacataattttcatcttCATAGGTAAATAGAATatctttcaaatttggaaGATAAGCTGATGCATTTTCTAAGAAACCCAAGAGTTCCCTAAAGGCATCAGGCACACGGATACGGGTtgatattttgattgattccAGTTCCTGGAAGATCTGACTCGCAGACACCATCGCGTTCAATTCCACCAAATCTTCTTTGACGAAAAGACCGTATATTTCTATATTCTTTAAACGTGGGAATGACAATATTTTGGGAAGTAAACTTCCTCTTTCTTCGCTGAAAATCATTAACTTACTTTTttaacttgtttattttttataaattatttatctaccTAGTGTGGACTAAGTAAAGTTCTTCCAGGCGAggtaaattcaccagttgcgttGGTGTGTCAGTAAAACGAATTCTATCCAGTTGAATTGCCTCCAGCTCTGGACAGAGTTCCAAGAGTTTCACGTCATAACTTTGTTTTTTCAAAGACTCTAGCCAAAGTGATCGCAAACCTTTTCCgtattttttcaacatttcttCAATGATCGTTTCATTTGAACAATTCCTTGCAATCAGGGTTtggattttggaaaaatttggccaTCTTAAAGTTCTTGAATTTACTTTTGCATAAAACTCAAAAGTTATctaagaaaaaagaaatttttgataagaGATCAATGAAATTAACATTTGAGTGAATTGTTCGTACCTCAAGGTATGTAACATCAGGAAATTCCATTACGGGTGAATTTGACCAGTCCTCGCCACAGGAAAAATACTTCCGTTGTGGTGGCGTTCCAATCTCATCCACCAGGAAGTCTTCATGCTTGACGGGGCGGAATGTGGATAAAGCCCCGTTTTGAATGAATGAGGCGATATTTAGATGTGGGAATTGTTGCTGAATGTCCCGTTTTTGCCATTCTTCTGTATAGCCTACGAGCAATCTCAAATTTCTAAGGGATTGTCTAATTTCCTGCACTGTCACTCCGTCGCTCATTTCATCTTCGAAAAAACTGCCAATTTCTAGGGTTTGTAATTGCGGCAATTTTCTGCAAAGATTTAGGACTCGAGGTGTTTCTAAATCAATAAGAACCATCACTAGTTTTTtaagctgctggaaattagTCAGGTCGTCGATAAAATTCATATGCCTGttgttatcaaaataaaatctcatgTTGTTGAAGACAATATGCTCGACGAAAGGAGCTTGATTCTTCACTTTGTCGATGACCTTTAAAATGTGTGCCAGTTAGATATCAAAAGAGAAATGAATAACACTATTTAATTTACCCATGTAACAAGCTTCAACTCGGCATCATCGATTGCATAGTATTTGATTACAGGAATTGATCTTCTCTTTGGGAAAACATCACCCAAATCCAAGAACTTAGTTTCCTCAGTCAACAGGAAATCGATTTTGTCTAGGTATTCTCTTTGGTTTTCTTCGGGAATCTGTTCCAATTTAACTAGcaaatgttgaaatattttgtcacaCGATTTGGGTGCtgtaaattaaagaattaatcacaaaattaTTGCTCTAATATTGTTAACTCACGCAAGTAAGTTGCGAGATGGTTTGTTGAATCCAGGGTGGCTTTTGGGTTTATGCTTCTGATGATTGTTTCCATCGCATTCTTTCCCAGTTTTTTGAATTCGTGTAACCCTATGAGTCTGCTCTTAGTCAATTCAACCAAATCTATTTGGTTCTGCATTCTGAAACaaatctacaaaatttattgttacaaAGTGTTTGGTTATTAATAGATATGAATCGAAATTATATATGATATAACTAAAAAAACTGCATTGAGAGAAATCGGTGAATTCTTTTCAAGCTCTTCCGCGAGGTCCGGTCACGTGACGTGGGCAAGCGCACTGATTGGTTTCTGTTCTCTCTCACTTTTTCAGCCGCCAGGGATTACGGAGAGTAAAGTCAAGGTAGGAGATGCGAAGCAGCGGCCAGAAAcaccaaaagaggggaaggggTGGGGATGAACAACCAGCGAACAAGTGATATTCATCCCTACCCCTTCCTCCCTTTTTGTGACTCTGGCTGCTGCTTCGCAACTGCTACCTTTTCTCTCCTTACCAGGAATTTGGCTAAGCATTGTTGAAATTACCAACAAAAAGAGAAGAGCAAGTTGGAAAAATTCTCaacatttctaaaatattttaccgcacctcaacatttttaaagcacaaaaattttgttaaatagaaTTCTATGCCCTGAATCTATTCAAAAGAttcaatttagtttaaaaaatggttttaaaatattgatcgTTGATTAagcatttagttttttaagaGCGTCAATATTCATGtcaattgcaaaaatcgcTATCATTAACTTTGGCCAATTATGATGAagagttaaaaagaaaattacccATTATTagcttatttaaattattaaaagactCCAACTCaacatttttcaagaatttatcaATACCTTGAAAGAATCAAGTGATCgcctttaaaattcaaaatacttTTCTTGTCTACTGACCTTGTGTAAAGTCGACAAAGAAATTCCTTCTGCTCTCAACAAAACCTGTCCTAACGAGTGCTCTCGCAAGAAAAAGTATAGGCAGTAAGAAACAAGTGATCTATTTTCGAAAGGGTGAAGGAAACGGAGATAAGGAGTTATTAATTCTCGCACGCTTTAAAGGTTCAAACCCGCAAGGAGCGAGTTTGGGAAGCTTTCTCTAATCTACAAAATCCAGTTTGGTCCTGTATATGGAGCATTTTGGGTTTAAAAAGGCAAAGTATTTGACCCCAAAGAAAGCTCCTTTTCCCACACTACAAGTGCGAGCAGTGCCGCACCTGCGCATTAATTACTACCAAaaaaagcttattttaatttaagatgacGTTGATTGCGTGTTAATTTCTAactaaaaaatggaaaaaattactgGCCGTCGATCGGTAccaattttgaacaatttggATCAGCCAGGAAATAAAGATtgttaaaggaaaaattcgaCTAAAATATGTCAATATGTCACTCCTGACAATTTAACACATCTGGCAGCGGGTACTCTCTGACTCTCAACCACTCTCAACCCTGGAAGTTAATTGTGGAGGCATGGCTCTGCTTAAAACGCTGGAGAGAGTCAGTGGaatggatttttctttttaaatttccatatttcttattaatttctaacgtTCCAAATTTGCcaatgaatttattctttttccaTCCTGATTCAAATCACGAAAGTATAACTAATAGATACTTAAATGACGACTTTAAATACTAAAGTAGGTTTACGGATTGCTTTTCGCTGTCCGCCATTTCCCAGAGGTTTAAGGGACAAATGTAtagcggaattaaattttttcaaataataaattgccaTTAGAAACCCACACACGGCACTTTATAATTAATCTGAAAGTGCTATTGGTAACCGGgatacatttttatgaaaaatatttatgattatcCTTACTCTATAATAACGGTCATAATAATctgtttcatgaaaataatacgGAGTTTCCAGTCccccttaaaaatatttttttcaagtaattGGTTTctaattatcataattaacaataaatcTTTCTGGCAGGCAACTCATAAAAGCAAGGATTTCATCCCACAGTAGTGCCgtgtttaatttcaatgatcGCTACGTCAGGAAAGGAAAGGCAGCAGGAATTTTGCCTCTTTAAAAGTCTCCcactaaatatatttctaaattttttaaattctttagaATGTCTCATACACTAGtctattatttacaaaatattttacctgaaTATTCTCTCCTTTTCACTCAAAATACCAAATTCCTTCGGCCGAAAGCAAACACCAACGTGTTCATCCAGAAATAAACAAGTAAGTACCACGTCACGTGATCGGGTGAGGAAACTGTGGAAGTAGTTGAGACACGATTCGTTTACGTGCACTCCATGATGTTTTTCAGAATTATCTGGGCTCGCCCAGAATTGGTCACGTGAGTCGTTTTGTTGTAAGTGGTAACTCTGTGACGTCATTCAGTTGTTCTGAAGAAGTGAGATGGCTGCTGTGCCTGTACCAGGGGGTGGGGACTCTTATGGCCCGAACCCGTTCCCGCTAAGAGCTAGATTCCCGACCCAACCGTTGGTGTCGCGTCGGTCGCTTTAAAACAGATATCATGGCCACCATATGCGGTGCTATGTGGGCGTAACTGTTTTGTGGGTGTTTTTTGGAGGGCCAGTTTATGATTTAATGATAAACTAATACCGAAAGCTTTAGGTTAATTGAAAAACGTCTGATTTCTATGTATATCTTTCTATTATAAGAGCTGGGGAATCTTgtgtattgtttttaaaagatatttgtTCTACTTCACTTTTGGAATCTGCGGACTGTTCATGaatattactaaaaatacTGGTGAAATctttatcaatattttggaaattttcctaCTTGAAAGTGACTCTAACAGAAAGAAAAAGACTTTTGATCGTGAAATTGGGATTGCAGGCGTGCGTTGGGTTAAAATCAGTATAAATAAGAGGTCCAAAACAACcagaaaactgaaaaataaaaacatcagaCGAGAAAGAATCAGATTAACTTTTAGGCATCCCAAAATTCACAATATTTAAGAAACaatattgatttgtaaaaatcaagcgtaaaaatgttaaaatactttttaaaaattcagccaaTCCAGGTGAAATATccaattttaatgcattattAAGGTCTTGGAAGGAAACTGTGAGTTTTAATAATAGAGTTTGCTATGCTTGGTATATGAatgtctttttattgaaatcgcGACTTTAAGTGCGCAGTTTGCTGAACGATTCTAATATCGGAACGAGTGTTTTATTGTTGACAATTATGTCCGTGATTTGGTTGCGAGGAGCAACTCCATGGTCCCTTTTGTAACGGTTTGCGAGACCAACATAATCTTGACCATTATAGACAAATTGCATGTCTTTCAGTTTTGGAAGAAACGCTGATGCATTTTCTAAGAAATCCAAGAGTTTCCTAAAAGCATCACGGGGATGGCTGACGgctattattttgattgattccAGTTCCTGCAGGATCTGACTCTCAGATACCATCGTGTTCAATTCCTCCAAATCTTCTTTAACGAAACGAccgaatatttcaaatttctgtAAACGTGGCGATGACTTTATGATGGGAAGTAAACTTTCATAGCTGAAAATCATTAAcattactttttaattcatttttttaaacgaacaTTTTATTACCTATTGTGGATCAAGTAAAGCTCTCTGAGGCGAGGTAAATCCACCTTTTGTGTTGAATTGTCAGTAAAAACAATTCTATTCAGTTGAATTGTCTCCAGCTTTGGACAAAGTTCCAAGAatcttttcaattcaaaactttGTTGATCGCTACTTTCCAACCAAAGCGTTCGCAAACCTTGACCGTAGATGCGCAAAATATCGGTAATGATCGTTCCATTTGTACATTTCCTTGCGATCAGGGTcccgattttggaaaatttcggcAGTTCTGGAGTAGTATGTGGAATTTCctttgcaaattgaaagtttATCTAAGAAAACAGACATGTTTTATAGAGATCAATAAAGATGACATTTGAGAGAATTGTTCGTACCTCAAGATATGTGACGTCAGGGTGTTTTAAGTGGATGTCCATATTTGGTCCATCGAACCAGTCCTCGCCACAGGAAAAATACTTCCGTTGTGGAGGCGTTCGAATCTCATCCTCCAGAAAGTCTTCATGCTTGACGGGGCGGAATAATGTGGACAAATCTACTGTATTTTGTAAGTATGAGGCGAGATTAAGATGAGGAAATTGCTGCTGAATTTCCCGTCTTCTCCTTTCATCTGTATGGCCTACGAGCAATCTCAAATTTCCAAGGGATTGTCTTATCTTCTCCTCACTCTCTACGTCACTATAACGTTCATCAAAACTGTTAATTTCCAGAATTTGTAATTGCGGCAAGTTTTTGCAGAGATTTAGCACTTGAGTGGTTCCTAAATCAACAAGAATCATCTCTATTATTTTAAGCTGCTTGAAATTAGTCAGGCCGTCGAGAAATTCCATATGATTGTCGTAATTACGAAATAATCTTATGTTGTTGAAGACAATATACTCGATGGATGGAGCTTGATTCAACACTTTGTTGATGACCTTTAAAATGCGTGTCAGTTAAATATcgaaagagaaataaataacactAATTAATTTACCGACTGAACAAGCTCCAACTCATCAACAGCAATTCCATAGTCATTTTTCATAGTGTTTAATATTCTCTTTGGCAAAACATCACTCAAATCCAAGAACTTAGTTTCCTCAGTCAGcaggaaatcaattttctctaGGTATTCTCTTTGGTTTTCCTCGGGAATCTGTCCCAATTTAACTAGcaaatgttgaaatattttgtcacaCAAGTCGGGTGCtgtaaaataagaattaatcacaaatttttgctgtaaaatattgtaatcTCACAGCGCAAGTAAGCTTTGAGATGGTTTGTTGGACCCATGGTACCATTGGGGTTTATGCCTCTAATGATTGTTTCCATCGCAATCTTCCCCAGTTTTTTGACTCCGTGTAACCCTATGAGTCTGCTTTTAGTCAATTCAACCAAATTTCTTTGGTTCTCCATTCTGAAACAAATTAgaacaaactaaaaaaaagtGTATTGATTTTGAGAAATCAGCGATTTCTTTTC encodes:
- the LOC135943790 gene encoding putative ankyrin repeat protein RF_0381 codes for the protein MNRYSILGDSSFDTDGFLGILTFLTPLRIAALSDNVDLCRFLVEAGADVFAKCDESRASMMHYAALNATNGLELIDFFGFLGLKANVKDRFGEEPIHYAIRAKNIEIAKALLRRRQENAGRNNLLHFCVIENNLRLAQIVLECEEEMLDQYGESGKNTIHLAARHADLQMCKWLVGKGANLQALSKDEYEDSVLHSAALNKTHGSQLVPYFVSELAFDVNAKDKLLLTPLHYALQNEFIDVAEVLVTLGADLDPLPAERLQYRNEGYIVDNNVPDFDYIKILAIYQTSCNINIIFIFIVGQVVKQSQLFGLLEINVSAVEDNMLYVWSMLLGCVNDL